A genomic region of Arvicola amphibius chromosome X, mArvAmp1.2, whole genome shotgun sequence contains the following coding sequences:
- the LOC119804212 gene encoding LOW QUALITY PROTEIN: 4F2 cell-surface antigen heavy chain-like (The sequence of the model RefSeq protein was modified relative to this genomic sequence to represent the inferred CDS: inserted 1 base in 1 codon), with the protein MPAGRLEASSLADRLTSCAVVFIVRAPRCRELPVQRWWHEGALYCVGNLQAFLARXAGGIAGLKKHLEYLSTLKVKGVVLGPIHKNQMDEVNETDLKQIDPTLGSQEDFKDLLQSAKKKSIHIILDLTPNYRGQNAWFLPAQADVVAAKVKEALSSWLQDGVYGFQVRDVGNLTDASSHLAEWQNITKSYSEDRLLIAGTDSSDLQQILSILESISDLLLTSSYLSSSSFTGEHTESLVTRYLNATGSRWCGWSLSQAGLLTASIPAQLLSLYKLLLFTLPGTPVFSYEDEIGLKAAAGPGQSAEAPLMPWNESSLPQTSEPISPDMTAKGQNEDPGSILAQFKWLSHLRGKERSLLHGDFHALASSPGLFSYIRHWDQNERYLILLNFQDVSLSARLNE; encoded by the exons ATGCCAGCAGGGAGGTTAGAAGCCTCTAGCCTGGCTGACAGGCTCACATCCTGCGCCGTGGTCTTCATCGTTCGGGCGCCGCGCTGCCGGGAACTGCCGGTACAGAGGTGGTGGCACGAGGGCGCCCTCTATTGTGTCGGCAACCTTCAGGCCTTCCTGGCCC ACGCTGGAGGCATAGCTGGTCTGAAGAAGCATCTGGAGTACTTGAGCACCCTGAAGGTGAAGGGCGTGGTGCTGGGCCCAATTCACAAGAACCAGATGGATGAAGTCAATGAAACAGACTTGAAACAAATTGACCCCACTTTAGGCTCCCAGGAAGATTTTAAAGACCTTCTGCAATCTGCCAAGAAGAAGAGCATTCACATCATTTTAGACCTGACTCCCAACTACCGGGGTCAGAATGCATGGTTCCTTCCTGCTCAGGCTGACGTTGTAGCCGCCAAAGTGAAGGAAGCTCTGAGTTCTTGGTTGCAGGATGGGGTTTATGGGTTCCAAGTTCGGGATGTGGGAAATCTGACGGATGCATCCTCACACTTGGCAGAGTGGCAGAATATTACCAAGAGCTACAGTGAGGATAGACTCCTGATTGCAGGGACtgactcctctgacctccagcaaATCCTGAGCATACTCGAATCCATCAGTGACCTGCTGTTGACTAGCTCATATCTGTCAAGTTCCAGTTTTACTGGGGAGCATACAGAATCACTAGTCACTCGGTATTTGAACGCCACCGGAAGTCGCTGGTGCGGCTGgagtctgtctcaggcaggactCCTGACAGCCTCCATACCGGCTCAGCTGCTCTCACTCTACAAGCTGCTGCTCTTCACTCTGCCAGGAACTCCTGTTTTCAGCTATGAGGATGAGATTGGCTTGAAGGCAGCTGCTGGTCCTGGACAGTCTGCAGAGGCCCCATTGATGCCATGGAATGAATCCAGCCTCCCACAGACATCAGAACCCATAAGCCCCGACATGACAGCGAAGGGTCAGAATGAAGACCCTGGCTCCATCCTGGCCCAGTTCAAGTGGCTGAGTCACCTTCGGGGTAAGGAGCGCTCTCTGTTGCATGGTGACTTCCATGCACTGGCCTCCTCACCTGGCCTCTTCTCCTACATCCGCCACTGGGACCAGAATGAGCGTTACCTGATACTACTCAACTTTCAGGATGTGAGCCTGTCAGCCAggctaaatgaataa